ACTAGAATAAGTGTCTGGGAAAAAAAAGCCAGATTTTTCTAAAGAATgtgctccatgttctgccatctgtcactactgagaaaagcctctctccagcctgtttAGAACCCCACTTcacaaagttgaaggctgctatcaaatcatccttcagtcttctcttcagcaaactaaataaacccaaatccctcagcctctcctcataagtcatgtgctccagccccctaatcaacCCCtcgggcaacaaaaatgattaaggggctggagcacaagacctatgaggatagactgatGGATttcagcttgtttagtttacagaagagaagacttaagggtgatttcatagcagccttcgacttcctgaaggggagctctgaagagcagggtgagaaactgtcctcagtggtgtcagatggcagaacaaggagtaatggtctgaagttgaagacggagaggtgtaggttagatattaggaaaaactacttcactaggagagtggtgaagcattggaatgagttgcatagagaggtggtggattctccatttctcgaggtttttaagtcccagcttgacgaggtcctggctgggatgacttagtggtgattcatcctgcttgaagcagggggctggactagatgacctcctaaggtcccttccagccctgtgatgctATAATCCTTTCGGTTGGACTCACATCATTTTGGATGCAGAATCACTCAAAAGCTGTTAAGCTCCTTCCTGACTTTGGCCACCCTCTTTCATGTGAAGATGAATAAAGCACAGTTTTTACTAAAACAAGGGCCTGGGGAAAAGTCAACTTTTTAGAAACAATGTTCCTTAAAATACTAAGTTTTGCATaaacaaaatgcatattgaatgtttgaaagatgaaaatagatgaaagaaagaaagaaagaaagaaagaaagaaagaaagaaaagtggaaTAAGGTTAATAAGATGTCATGCTGTTCTCCAGGATGTGAGTGGGCCTTTTCTAAGAAACTAGAAAATAGTTCATGTCTGTTTTATCATGATCCTTTCACATTGTGTTCCTGCTTCTGTAAGCAGACAGAGTATGAAAAGCTTTTCTAAGGGACTCATTGACCTCCTTGTTTCTCAGGCTGTAAATGACTGGGTTGATCATGGGAGTCAGGACTGTGTAGAAGACGGAGAATACTTTGTTTAGGACTTTAGGACTGttggctgttggaaccacataAATAGTAATAAGGGTTCCGTAAAAAACAGTCACCACAATGAGGTGAGAAGAGCAGGTGGAAAAAGCCTTTTTCCTCCCGGTGGAGGAAGGGATTCTCAGGATGGTGACGATGATGCAAATATAGGATGTCAGAGTCAGTAGGCAGGGCACAAGCGTCCCTATGGCAGAGATAATAAATGTCACCAGTTGCAGAATCTGCGTGTTGTCGCAGGACAGATTTATCAAGGGTGAAAAGTCACAAAAGTAATGGTCAATTTCATTGGACTCACAGAACGTTAAATGGGATAAGAAAACATGTACGATGCCACAGCCCACTAAACTACTGatccaggaccctgccactaGCTTGGCGCAAACCCGGCCATTCATCAAGGCAGCGTACCGCAGGGGATTGCATATCGCTACATACCGATCGTAAGACATCGCCGTGAGCAACAAGCACTCTGTTGCTGACATTACACCAAAGCAATATAATTGCACAATGCAGCCCTTGAAGGAAATGGTTCTGTCCCCCGTCGCAAGACTGACTAGCAGCCTAGGAAGAATGGTGGAGGTGTAACAGGTCTCTAAGGTGGACAAGTTCCCCAACAAGTAATACATGGGGATGTGAAGATGATGATCAATCACAACTAGAATAATGATGAGGGTGTTGCCGACTACAGTCACGATGTAGAACaccaggaagaggaggaagaggaggggctgaAGTTCACGGACATTTCCAAATCCTAAAAGGATGAACTGTATGATAGGTGTTTGA
The window above is part of the Carettochelys insculpta isolate YL-2023 chromosome 32, ASM3395843v1, whole genome shotgun sequence genome. Proteins encoded here:
- the LOC142004858 gene encoding olfactory receptor 5V1-like; its protein translation is MEEANGRNQTPIIQFILLGFGNVRELQPLLFLLFLVFYIVTVVGNTLIIILVVIDHHLHIPMYYLLGNLSTLETCYTSTILPRLLVSLATGDRTISFKGCIVQLYCFGVMSATECLLLTAMSYDRYVAICNPLRYAALMNGRVCAKLVAGSWISSLVGCGIVHVFLSHLTFCESNEIDHYFCDFSPLINLSCDNTQILQLVTFIISAIGTLVPCLLTLTSYICIIVTILRIPSSTGRKKAFSTCSSHLIVVTVFYGTLITIYVVPTANSPKVLNKVFSVFYTVLTPMINPVIYSLRNKEVNESLRKILGKTMSLEEW